Within Romboutsia sp. CE17, the genomic segment ATTATGCTACAGAATAATGAATAAGATTTCAGCTGATGATATAATAAATCCTGAAACTGGAGAAGTATTTGTTAAGGCTGGAGATAGAATATCTTATGATACAGCTAAAGCTATACAAAACTCAGGTATAAACGTTGTGAATATACTTTCAGATGAAGATACTACAGTTAAAGTTATAGGGAATAACTTTGTAGATATTAAAGCTCACATTGATTTTAATATAGATGAATTAAATATAAAAGAAAAAGTTCACTATCCAACATTAAAAGAAATACTAGATGAATATAGTGACGAAGAAGAAATAAAAGAAGCATTAAGAATAAGAATGAAAGAACTTATACCAAAGCATATATTACTAGATGATATAATAGCTTCTATAAGTTATGAATTCAACTTATTCTATGAAATAGGTAACATAGATGATATAGATCATCTAGGTAACAGAAGAATAAGATCAGTTGGAGAATTACTTCAAAACCAAGTTAGAATAGGTCTTTCTAGAATGGAAAGAGTTATAAAAGAAAGAATGACTGTTCAAGATATGGAATCAATAACTCCACAAGCATTAGTAAACATAAGACCTGTTTCTGCTGCTATAAAAGAGTTCTTTGGTAGTTCTCAGTTATCTCAGTTCATGGATCAAACTAACCCATTATCTGAGTTAACACACAAAAGAAGATTATCTGCGTTAGGACCAGGAGGTCTTTCGAGAGAAAGAGCTGGATTCGAAGTGCGTGACGTTCATCACTCACACTACGGAAGAATGTGTCCGATAGAGACTCCAGAAGGACCAAACATCGGTCTTATAAACTCATTAGGTACTTATGCAAAGATAAATGAATATGGATTTATCGAGTCTCCTTATAGAAAGTATGATAAGGAAACAGGTAAAATAACAAATGAAATACACTATTTAACTGCAGATGAAGAAGATTTATTCGTAAGAGCTCAAGCGAATGAACCATTAACTGAAAATGGTGAGTTCGTAAATAGCAGAGTAGTTTGTAGAACTGTAAATGGTGCAGTTGAGCTAGTTCCTGCAAATAGAGTTGATTACATGGATATATCTCCTAAGCAAGTTGTTTCTATAGCTACAGCTATGATACCATTCTTAGAAAATGACGATGCCAACCGTGCTCTAATGGGATCAAACATGCAACGTCAAGCTGTGCCTCTAGTAAGAAGAGAAGCACCGATCATTGGTACAGGAGTAGAATATAGAGCTGCTAAAGACTCTGGAGCTGTTGTAGTTGCTAAAAACTCAGGTATAGCAGAAAGAGTTACTGCAGATGAAATAATAATAAGAAAAGAAGATGGAAGTAAGGATAGATATAAATTACTTAAATTCAAACGTTCAAACTCAGGTACTTGTATAAATCAAACTCCTATAATTAATAAGAATGATGTAATACAAGCAGGAGATGTTATAGCGGATGGACCAGCTACAGACTTAGGAGAAGTAGCATTAGGTAGAAACTGTTTTATAGCATTCATGACTTGGGAAGGTTACAACTACGAGGATGCCATCTTAATAAATGAAAGACTAGTTAAAGAAGATAGATTATCTACAATTCATATAGAAGAATATGAATGTGAAGCGAGAGATACTAAGCTAGGACCAGAAGAAATAACTAGAGATATACCAAACGTATCTGAAAGTGCAATAAAGAACTTAGATGATAGAGGTATAATAAGAATAGGTGCAGAAGTAGATTCAGGAGATATATTAGTTGGTAAGGTAACTCCAAAAGGAGAAACTGAACTTACTGCTGAAGAAAGATTACTTCGTGCAATCTTCGGAGAAAAAGCAAGAGAAGTTAGAGATACTTCGCTTAAAGTTCCTCACGGAGAATCTGGTATAATCGTTGACGTAAAAGTATTCACTAGAGAAAATGGAGACGATTTATCTCCAGGTGTTAATGAATTAGTTAGATGTTATATAGCTAAGAAGAGAAAAATAAAAGTTGGAGATAAGATGGCTGGACGTCATGGTAACAAAGGGGTTATATCTAGAGTATTACCTGAAGAAGACATGCCGTTTATGGCTGACGGAACTCCACTTGATATAGTTCTTAACCCTCAAGGGGTACCATCACGTATGAACATCGGTCAGGTACTTGAAGTTCATTTAGGTCTTGCTGCTAAAGCTTTAGGATGGCATGTAGCAACATCTGTATTTGATGGTGCTAACGAATATGATATAATGGATGCTCTTGAAGAGGCTGGATATCCTAGGGATGGAAAGTTAACATTATATGATGGAAGAACAGGTGAAACATTTGATAATAGAATAACTGTAGGATACATGTACATGTTAAAACTACATCACTTAGTTGATGATAAGTTACATGCAAGAAGTACAGGACCATACTCACTAGTAACTCAACAACCACTAGGTGGTAAAGCACAATTCGGTGGACAAAGATTTGGTGAGATGGAGGTTTGGGCATTAGAAGCATATGGTGCAGCTCACATACTTCAAGAAATACTTACAGTTAAGTCTGATGACGTTGTAGGACGTGTTAGAACTTATGAAGCAATAGTTAAGGGTGAAAATATCCCAGAACCAGGAATTCCTGAATCATTCAAAGTTCTTATAAAAGAACTTCAAAGTTTATGTTTAGATGTTAAGGTATTAACTGATGAAGATAAAGAAATAGAAGTAAGAGAATCTATTGATGTAGATGATACGGATGGAAACTTTGAGACAAGTCTTATAGACGATATGCAAGAAGTAGAAGATACTCACATAATAGAAGAAATAGATGATGAATTAGTTGATGAAACAGATGCAGATATAGATGATCTAGATCTTGAGGAAGATATGGATTATGTTGATTTAGATTATGAAAATGAAGATTTTGATATATAGTTTTTAATTAGTGCAAATATCAAATAGAAGGGAGAGAACTCCTTGTTTGAATTAAACAATTTTGAGTCGATAAAAATAGCTTTAGCTTCTCCAGAAAAAATTAGAGAATGGTCAAGAGGAGAAGTAAAAAAACCTGAAACTATAAATTACCGTACTTTAAAACCTGAAAAAGACGGTTTATTCTGTGAAAGAATATTTGGACCACAAAAAGACTGGGAATGTCACTGTGGTAAATATAGAAGAGTTAGATACAAAGGTGTAGTTTGTGATAGATGTGGAGTAGAAGTTACTAAATCAAAGGTAAGAAGAGAAAGAATGGGACATATAGAGCTAGCAGCTCCTATGTCTCATATCTGGTACTTCAAAGGTATACCAAGTAGAATGGGTCTTTTACTTGATATGTCTCCAAGATCTTTAGAGAAAATATTATATTTTGCTTCATATGTTGTAATTAATCCAGGAGAAACTGGACTAAATGCAAAACAACTATTAACTGAAAAAGAATATAGAAGTGCAGTTGAAAAATACGGATATAACTCTTTCGAAGTAGGGATGGGTGCAGAAGCAGTTAAAGAACTACTTAAAAATATAGATTTAGAAAGAGAAAGTAAAGAATTAAGAGCTGACTTAAAAGACAGTACTGGTCAAAAAAGAGTTAGAACTATAAGAAGATTAGAAGTGGTAGAAGCTTTCAAAAAATCTGGAAATAAGCCAGAATGGATGATACTAGATGCTATACCAGTAATACCACCAGATTTAAGACCAATGGTTCAATTAGATGGTGGAAGATTTGCAACTTCAGACTTAAATGATTTATATAGAAGAGTTATAAATAGAAATAACAGATTAAAGAGATTATTAGAACTTGGAGCTCCAGACATTATCGTAAGAAATGAAAAGAGAATGCTTCAAGAAGCAGTAGATGCTTTAATAGATAATGGTAGAAGAGGTAGACCTGTAACAGGACCTGGTAATAGACCTCTTAAGTCTTTATCAGATATGTTAAAAGGAAAGCAAGGACGTTTCCGTCAAAACTTACTTGGTAAACGTGTTGACTATTCAGGGCGTTCTGTTATAGTTGTTGGACCAGAGCTTAAATTCTATCAATGTGGTCTTCCAAAGAAAATGGCTCTTGAATTATTCAAGCCATTTGTCATGGATAAGTTAGTTAAAGAAGGGTATGCTCATAATATAAAGAGTGCGAAATCTATAGTAGAAAAAGTTAAACCAGAAGTATGGGACGTTTTAGAAGATGTTATAAAGAGCCATCCGGTTCTATTAAACCGTGCTCCTACTCTTCATAGATTAGGTATCCAAGCATTTGAACCTGTTTTAGTTGAAGGTAAAGCTATAAAGCTTCATCCACTTGTATGTACTGCATACAATGCCGACTTCGACGGTGACCAAATGGCGGTACACGTACCTTTATCAGTTGAAGCACAAGCAGAAGCAAGATTCTTAATGCTTTCTGTAAATAATATACTTGCTCCTAAAGATGGTACTCCAATAACTACTCCTTCTCAGGATATGGTTCTAGGATGTTACTACTTAACAATCGAAGCTCAAGGCGGAGAAAAAGGAACAGGAACTATATTTAAAGATTACAACGAAATGCTACTTGCTTACCAAACAGGTGCAGTACAACTACATGCATTAGTAAAAATGAGAGTTGTTTTACCAGACGGTAGAAAATCTCTTGTTGAAAGTACAGTAGGTAGATTCATATTTAATGAAAATATACCTCAAAACTTAGGTTTTGTAGATAGAGAAGTAGATCCATTTGGATTAGAAGTTGACTTCTTAGTTGACAAGAAGTCTCTAGGTAAAATAATAGATAAGTGCTTCAGAAAACATGGAAACACAGAAACTGCAATATTACTAGACCATATAAAATCTCTAGGATTCAAATTCTCAACTAGAGGTGGTATAACAGTTGCAGTTGCTGATATGAAGGTTCCTGAAGCTAAAAAAGCATACTTAGCAGAAGCAGAAGAAAAAGTTGATAAGTATGAAAGAGCATATAGAAGAGGTTTAATATCTAACGAGGAAAGATATGAAAGAGTTATAGAAACTTGGTCAGAAACTACTGATAAAGTAACAGATGCTCTTATGGAAGGACTTGAAAGATTAAATAACATCTATATAATGGCTCACTCTGGTGCCAGAGGTTCTAAGAACCAGATAAGACAGTTAGCTGGTATGCGTGGTCTGATGGCCAATGCATCTGGTAAAACAGTTGAGGTTCCAGTTAAATCTAACTTCCGTGAAGGGTTATCAGTAATGGAATACTTCACATCATCACACGGTGCTAGAAAGGGTCTTGCCGATACAGCACTACGTACTGCCGATTCAGGTTACTTAACAAGAAGACTTGTTGATGTCAGTCAAGATGTTATAGTTAGAGAAATAGATTGTGGTACAACAGATACTACAGAAATAGTTGCAATAAAAGATGGAAATGAAGTAATCGAAGAACTATACGATAGAATAGTTGGTAGATATACTATAGATTCTATAGTAGATCCACAAACTGGAGAAGTTTTAGTTGAAGCTGATTCTATGATAAAAGAAGATGATGCTGAAAAAATAATAGCAGTAGGAATAGAAAAAGTTCGAATAAGAACTGTTCTTAACTGTAAGACTACTCATGGAGTATGTTCTAAGTGTTACGGAAGAAACTTAGCTACAGGTAAAGAAGTTAATATAGGTGAAGCTGTTGGTATAATAGCAGCTCAATCTATCGGTGAACCAGGTACACAGCTTACAATGCGTACATTCCATACAGGTGGGGTTGCCGGAGGAGATATAACTCAAGGTCTTCCAAGGGTTGAAGAATTATTTGAGGCAAGAAAACCAAAAGGTTTAGCTATAATAACTGAAATAACTGGTAGAGTTGAAATAGATGAAACTGGTAAGAGAAAAGAAGTTGTTATAATACCAGAATCAGGTGAAAACCAAGTTTATGCAATACCATATGGTTCAAGAATAAGAGTTAAACAAGGTCAAATGGTAGAAGCGGGAGATCCATTAACTCAAGGATCTATAAATCCACATGATATCGTAAGAGTTAAAGGTATAGGTGGAGTTCAAGAGTATATAGTTAAAGAGGTTCAAAGAGTTTATAGAATGCAAGGGGTTGACGTTAACGATAAGCATATAGAAGTTATAGTAAGACAAATGCTATCTAAAGTTAAAGTTGAAGATCCGGGAGATACAGATTTATTACCAGGTGGATATGAAGATGTATTAACATTCAATAAGTGTAATGAAGAAGCTATAGCTAATGGATTAAGACCAGCAACTGCTAAGAGAACTTTATTAGGTATAACTAAAGCATCTCTTGCTACAGAATCATTCTTATCTGCTGCATCATTCCAAGAAACTACTAGAGTTTTAACTGAAGCAGCAATAAAAGGAAAAGAAGATAGACTTATAGGTTTAAAAGAAAATGTAATATTAGGTAAGTTAATACCAGCAGGAACAGGTATGAAGAGATATAAAAACATAGCTGTTGAAAAAATACAAGACTAAAAACTGATAAAGATAAAGAAATCTTGACAGTGATTAAGTCTGGTGATAAAATGTAAAAGTATGAAATTCAAAAGAATACTAAGGATTTTGTGTCCTTAGTAGCTTTTGAATTGACTTTTAAATATACAAAGAACTAGCAGCACCAAGCTAAAAAGTGCTAAAACCACATTTTATGTGTGTTAATAGACATTTAATTGTGTATTAATAAGTAATATAATTATATATTGCTTGCAAGTTGGCGGTCATTAAGATCGAAAATTATTAAAAGAGGAGGTGCAGATGAATGCCAACAATTAACCAATTAGTTCGTAAAAGTAGAAAAGCAATAGAGAAAAAATCTACTGCTCCAGCATTACAAAAAGGATACAATTCTTTAAACAAAAAAGCTACTGATGCAAGTGCTCCACAAAAAAGAGGAGTTTGTACTTCAGTAAAGACAGTTACTCCTAAGAAACCTAACTCAGCTTTAAGAAAAGTTGCCAGAGTTAGATTAACAAATGGTATAGAAGTTTCTGCTTATATACCAGGAGAAGGACACAACTTACAAGAGCACAGTGTTGTTCTTATAAGAGGAGGAAGAGTTAAAGACCTTCCAGGGGTTAGATACCACATATTAAGAGGTACTTTAGATACTGTAGGTGTTGATAAGAGAATGCAAGCTAGATCTAAGTACGGTGCTAAGAGACCTAAAGCTGCAAAGAAATAATAAAACTAACAATTGATTATAGTGCGGTGCTTTAAATATATAGACATATTTATGGCATCACGGCATTATATAATGTCGAGTACCTATGATTTAAGATTAAATAATTAAGGAGGGAAGCAAAATGCCAAGAAAAGGTAATGTTCCAAAAAGAGAAGTTTTACCAGATCCAATGTATGGAAGTAAGGTAGTAACTAAGTTAATAAATAACTTAATGATAGATGGGAAAAAAGGGAAAGCTCAAACTATAGTTTATGATGCTTTCGCTATGATAGCTGAAAAAACAGGAGAAGATGCTTTAGAAGTATTCAATACTGCTATGGAAAACATAATGCCTGTTTTAGAAGTTAAAGCAAGAAGAGTTGGTGGAGCTAACTACCAAGTACCAGTTGAAGTTAGACCTGAAAGAAGACAAACTTTAGGTTTAAGATGGTTAGTAAACTATACTAGAGCTCGTGGAGAAAAAGGTATGGTTGAAAAGCTTGCTAAAGAAATAATGGACGCTGCTAACAATACAGGAGCTTCTGTTAAGAAGAAAGAAGATACTCATAAGATGGCAGAAGCTAATAAAGCATTTGCTCATTACAGATTCTAATAAATAGAATAGACCGATAACCTTAAGAGAATAGGATATCATAAGGAGGATAACCATGGCTAGAAAGTTTCCTTTAGAGAAAACTAGAAATATAGGAATCATGGCTCATATAGATGCAGGGAAAACTACTACTACAGAAAGAATCCTGTTCTACACTGGGCAAACTCATAAAATAGGAGAAACTCACGAAGGAGCTTCTCAAATGGACTGGATGGAGCAAGAGAAAGAAAGAGGTATAACAATAACTTCTGCTGCTACTACTGCTCAATGGAAAGGCCATAGAATAAACATAATAGATACTCCAGGTCACGTCGACTTCACAGTTGAGGTTGAAAGATCTCTAAGAGTTCTTGATGGATCAGTTGCAGTATTCTGTGCTAAAGGTGGGGTTGAACCTCAATCTGAGAATGTATGGAGACAAGCTGACAACTACGGAGTACCAAGAATGGCATTCGTAAATAAAATGGACATCATGGGTGCAGACTTCTATAATGTTGTACAAATGATGAAAGATAGATTAAATGCAAATGCTGTACCAGTTCAATTACCAATAGGTAAAGAAGATTGGTTACAAGGTGAAGTTGACTTAGTAGAAATGTGTGCTCACATATACAAAGATGACTTAGGAAAAGAAATAGAAAAAACTGAAATACCTGAAGATATGAAGGAATTAGCTGCTGAGTGGAGAGAAAAATTAATCGAAGCTGTAGCTGAAACTGATGAAGAGTTAATGATGAAATATCTTGAAGGTGAAGAGTTCTCTGTAGAAGAAATAAAAGCTGCTATAAGAAAAGCTACTATAGCATGTGAAATGAACCCAGTATTCTGTGGTTCTGCATACAGAAACAAAGGTGTTCAGTTATTATTAGATGGTGTTGTTGATTACTTACCAGCTCCAACTGATATACCGGCTATAAAAGGTGTATTAGACAATGGAGAAGAGTCTGAAAGAAAATCATCTGATGAAGAACCATTCTCAGCTTTAGCATTCAAAATAATGACTGACCCATTCGTTGGGAAGTTAGCATTCTTCAGAGTTTACTCTGGTATAATGCAAGGAGGATCTTATGTTCTTAACTCTACTAAAGGTAAGAGAGAAAGAATAGGACGTATTCTACAAATGCATGCTAACACAAGAGAAGAAATAACTGAAGTATATGCTGGAGATATAGCTGCAGCAGTAGGATTAAAAGATACTACTACTGGAGATACTTTATGTGATCCAGCTCATCCAATAATACTTGAATCAATGGAATTCCCTGAGCCAGTTATATCTGTTGCTATAGAGCCTAAGTCTAAGGCTGCTCAAGAAAAAATGGGTATAGCTCTTCAAAAATTAGCTGAGGAAGATCCAACTTTCGTGGTTAAGACTGATGAAGAAACAGGACAAACTATAATATCAGGTATGGGTGAATTACACTTAGAAATAATCGTTGATAGATTATTAAGAGAATTCAAAGTTGAAGCTAACGTAGGTGCTCCACAAGTTGCTTATAGAGAAACTATAACTCAACCAGTTGATGTTGAATACAAGTACTCTAAGCAATCAGGTGGTAGAGGACAATATGGTCACGTTAAGATCAGAGTTACTCCTCAAGAAGCAGGTGCTGGATACAAATTCGAAAACAAAACTGTTGGTGGATCTGTACCAAAAGAATACGTTGGACCAACTGATGCAGGTATACAAGGTGCTATGCAAGCTGGTATAGTTGCAGGATACCCAGTTGTTGACGTTGCTGTTGAATTATACGATGGTTCTTACCATGAAGTCGATTCATCAGAAATGGCATTCAAAATGGCAGGATCTATGGCTATGAAGGACGCTCTTAAGAAAGGTAACGCTGTGTTACTTGAGCCATTCTTCAAAGTTGAAGTCGTTACTCCAGAAGAATACATGGGAGACGTTATGGGTGGATTAAACTCTAAGAGAGGATTAATCCAAGGTATGGAAGCTAGAAATGGTGCACAAGTTATAAATGCATTCGTTCCACTTTCAGAAATGTTTGGATACTCTACAGAGTTAAGATCAACTACTCAAGGTCGTGCAACATACACTATGATATTCGACCACTACGAGCAAGTTCCAGCTTCAGTTGCTAAGAAAATAGCTGAAGGTAAATAATAATAATAACTTTTTATAAAGTTAATTATATATAATATAAATCTAAAAAAAGTAAGGTGAGAATTATCTCACCTTACATAAAAATATATTCAGGGAGGTATTTCAAAATGGCTAAAGCTAAATTTGAAAGAAGTAAACCACATGTTAATATAGGAACAATAGGTCACGTTGACCACGGTAAAACTACATTAACAGCTGCTATAACAAAAACTTTACATGAAAGATATCAATTAGGAGAAGCTGTAGACTTTGCTAACATAGATAAAGCTCCAGAAGAAAGAGAAAGAGGTATCACAATATCAACTGCTCACGTTGAGTATGAAACTCCAAACAGACACTACGCTCACGTTGACTGTCCAGGACATGCTGACTACGTTAAGAACATGATAACAGGTGCTGCTCAAATGGACGGTGCTATATTAGTTTGTTCAGCAACTGATGGACCAATGCCTCAAACAAGAGAGCATATACTATTATCAAGACAAGTTGGTGTACCATACATAGTGGTATTCTTAAACAAGTGTGATATGGTAGACGACGAAGAATTATTAGAGTTAGTTGAAATGGAAATAAGAGACTTATTAAATGAGTACGAATTCCCAGGAGATGACACTCCAATAATGAGAGGATCAGCTTTAATGGCTTTAGAAGATCCAACTTCAGTTTGGGGAGATAAGATAGTAGAATTATTCGAAATAATAGACGAATATATACCAGCTCCAGAAAGAGATGTAGACAAAGACTTCTTAATGCCAGTAGAAGACGTATTCTCTATAACAGGTAGAGGAACAGTTGCTACAGGTAGAGTTGAAAGAGGTATATTAAAAGTTCAAGACGAAGTTGAAGTTGTAGGACTTTCAGAAGAACCAAGAAAGATAGTAGTTACTGGAGTAGAAATGTTCAGAAAATTACTAGATCAAGCAGAAGCTGGAGATAACATAGGAGCATTATTAAGAGGTGTTCAAAGAACTGAAATAGAAAGAGGACAAGTATTAGCTAAGCCAGGAACAGTTAAAGCTCACACTAAATTCAAGGCTGAGATATACGTTCTTAAAAAAGAAGAAGGTGGAAGACACACTCCATTCTTCGATGGATACAGACCACAATTCTACTTCAGAACAACTGACGTAACAGGAGCTTGTAAATTACCAGAAGGAATAGAAATGGTAATGCCAGGAGATAACGTAACTATAGAGGTTGAATTAATAAACTCTATATGTGTTGAAGAAGGATTAAGATTCGCAATAAGAGAAGGTGGAAGAACAGTAGCATCAGGTGTTGTTGCTTCTATAATAGAATAATCTCTTATATAGAATTATTTATAGATAAAAGAGGGGGGGCAACCTCCTCTTTTTTTGATTTAAAATGCAGTATATGGTATACATATTTTATTGACAATAATGATCAAAAGATATATACTAAATAAGTGCTTTGTTAGAAGAATTAAATCAAGTTTGTAAAAAAATTTTACATAGTAAAATAAAAATTGTAAAATCATAAAAAAAACTTGAAAAAATGTAAATTATAATATAAAATATAATAGTGTGC encodes:
- the rpoB gene encoding DNA-directed RNA polymerase subunit beta, whose translation is MPHPVTIGKRTRMSFSKIKEIADLPNLIELQVDSYKWFLEEGLKEVFEDISPIEDYTGNLILEFVDYSLDDKPKYDIEECKERDATYCAPLKVKVRLINKETGEIKEQEVFMGDFPLMTERGTFVINGAERVIVSQLVRSPGVYYAEERDKTGKRLISSTVIPNRGAWLEYETDSNDVISVRVDRTRKQPVTVLLRALGIGTDAEIIDLLGEDERLSATLEKDNTKTVEEGLVEIYKKLRPGEPPTVESASSLLNALFFDPKRYDLAKVGRYKFNKKLALCYRIMNKISADDIINPETGEVFVKAGDRISYDTAKAIQNSGINVVNILSDEDTTVKVIGNNFVDIKAHIDFNIDELNIKEKVHYPTLKEILDEYSDEEEIKEALRIRMKELIPKHILLDDIIASISYEFNLFYEIGNIDDIDHLGNRRIRSVGELLQNQVRIGLSRMERVIKERMTVQDMESITPQALVNIRPVSAAIKEFFGSSQLSQFMDQTNPLSELTHKRRLSALGPGGLSRERAGFEVRDVHHSHYGRMCPIETPEGPNIGLINSLGTYAKINEYGFIESPYRKYDKETGKITNEIHYLTADEEDLFVRAQANEPLTENGEFVNSRVVCRTVNGAVELVPANRVDYMDISPKQVVSIATAMIPFLENDDANRALMGSNMQRQAVPLVRREAPIIGTGVEYRAAKDSGAVVVAKNSGIAERVTADEIIIRKEDGSKDRYKLLKFKRSNSGTCINQTPIINKNDVIQAGDVIADGPATDLGEVALGRNCFIAFMTWEGYNYEDAILINERLVKEDRLSTIHIEEYECEARDTKLGPEEITRDIPNVSESAIKNLDDRGIIRIGAEVDSGDILVGKVTPKGETELTAEERLLRAIFGEKAREVRDTSLKVPHGESGIIVDVKVFTRENGDDLSPGVNELVRCYIAKKRKIKVGDKMAGRHGNKGVISRVLPEEDMPFMADGTPLDIVLNPQGVPSRMNIGQVLEVHLGLAAKALGWHVATSVFDGANEYDIMDALEEAGYPRDGKLTLYDGRTGETFDNRITVGYMYMLKLHHLVDDKLHARSTGPYSLVTQQPLGGKAQFGGQRFGEMEVWALEAYGAAHILQEILTVKSDDVVGRVRTYEAIVKGENIPEPGIPESFKVLIKELQSLCLDVKVLTDEDKEIEVRESIDVDDTDGNFETSLIDDMQEVEDTHIIEEIDDELVDETDADIDDLDLEEDMDYVDLDYENEDFDI
- the rpoC gene encoding DNA-directed RNA polymerase subunit beta', whose amino-acid sequence is MFELNNFESIKIALASPEKIREWSRGEVKKPETINYRTLKPEKDGLFCERIFGPQKDWECHCGKYRRVRYKGVVCDRCGVEVTKSKVRRERMGHIELAAPMSHIWYFKGIPSRMGLLLDMSPRSLEKILYFASYVVINPGETGLNAKQLLTEKEYRSAVEKYGYNSFEVGMGAEAVKELLKNIDLERESKELRADLKDSTGQKRVRTIRRLEVVEAFKKSGNKPEWMILDAIPVIPPDLRPMVQLDGGRFATSDLNDLYRRVINRNNRLKRLLELGAPDIIVRNEKRMLQEAVDALIDNGRRGRPVTGPGNRPLKSLSDMLKGKQGRFRQNLLGKRVDYSGRSVIVVGPELKFYQCGLPKKMALELFKPFVMDKLVKEGYAHNIKSAKSIVEKVKPEVWDVLEDVIKSHPVLLNRAPTLHRLGIQAFEPVLVEGKAIKLHPLVCTAYNADFDGDQMAVHVPLSVEAQAEARFLMLSVNNILAPKDGTPITTPSQDMVLGCYYLTIEAQGGEKGTGTIFKDYNEMLLAYQTGAVQLHALVKMRVVLPDGRKSLVESTVGRFIFNENIPQNLGFVDREVDPFGLEVDFLVDKKSLGKIIDKCFRKHGNTETAILLDHIKSLGFKFSTRGGITVAVADMKVPEAKKAYLAEAEEKVDKYERAYRRGLISNEERYERVIETWSETTDKVTDALMEGLERLNNIYIMAHSGARGSKNQIRQLAGMRGLMANASGKTVEVPVKSNFREGLSVMEYFTSSHGARKGLADTALRTADSGYLTRRLVDVSQDVIVREIDCGTTDTTEIVAIKDGNEVIEELYDRIVGRYTIDSIVDPQTGEVLVEADSMIKEDDAEKIIAVGIEKVRIRTVLNCKTTHGVCSKCYGRNLATGKEVNIGEAVGIIAAQSIGEPGTQLTMRTFHTGGVAGGDITQGLPRVEELFEARKPKGLAIITEITGRVEIDETGKRKEVVIIPESGENQVYAIPYGSRIRVKQGQMVEAGDPLTQGSINPHDIVRVKGIGGVQEYIVKEVQRVYRMQGVDVNDKHIEVIVRQMLSKVKVEDPGDTDLLPGGYEDVLTFNKCNEEAIANGLRPATAKRTLLGITKASLATESFLSAASFQETTRVLTEAAIKGKEDRLIGLKENVILGKLIPAGTGMKRYKNIAVEKIQD
- the rpsL gene encoding 30S ribosomal protein S12, which translates into the protein MPTINQLVRKSRKAIEKKSTAPALQKGYNSLNKKATDASAPQKRGVCTSVKTVTPKKPNSALRKVARVRLTNGIEVSAYIPGEGHNLQEHSVVLIRGGRVKDLPGVRYHILRGTLDTVGVDKRMQARSKYGAKRPKAAKK
- the rpsG gene encoding 30S ribosomal protein S7, which encodes MPRKGNVPKREVLPDPMYGSKVVTKLINNLMIDGKKGKAQTIVYDAFAMIAEKTGEDALEVFNTAMENIMPVLEVKARRVGGANYQVPVEVRPERRQTLGLRWLVNYTRARGEKGMVEKLAKEIMDAANNTGASVKKKEDTHKMAEANKAFAHYRF
- the fusA gene encoding elongation factor G — protein: MARKFPLEKTRNIGIMAHIDAGKTTTTERILFYTGQTHKIGETHEGASQMDWMEQEKERGITITSAATTAQWKGHRINIIDTPGHVDFTVEVERSLRVLDGSVAVFCAKGGVEPQSENVWRQADNYGVPRMAFVNKMDIMGADFYNVVQMMKDRLNANAVPVQLPIGKEDWLQGEVDLVEMCAHIYKDDLGKEIEKTEIPEDMKELAAEWREKLIEAVAETDEELMMKYLEGEEFSVEEIKAAIRKATIACEMNPVFCGSAYRNKGVQLLLDGVVDYLPAPTDIPAIKGVLDNGEESERKSSDEEPFSALAFKIMTDPFVGKLAFFRVYSGIMQGGSYVLNSTKGKRERIGRILQMHANTREEITEVYAGDIAAAVGLKDTTTGDTLCDPAHPIILESMEFPEPVISVAIEPKSKAAQEKMGIALQKLAEEDPTFVVKTDEETGQTIISGMGELHLEIIVDRLLREFKVEANVGAPQVAYRETITQPVDVEYKYSKQSGGRGQYGHVKIRVTPQEAGAGYKFENKTVGGSVPKEYVGPTDAGIQGAMQAGIVAGYPVVDVAVELYDGSYHEVDSSEMAFKMAGSMAMKDALKKGNAVLLEPFFKVEVVTPEEYMGDVMGGLNSKRGLIQGMEARNGAQVINAFVPLSEMFGYSTELRSTTQGRATYTMIFDHYEQVPASVAKKIAEGK
- the tuf gene encoding elongation factor Tu produces the protein MAKAKFERSKPHVNIGTIGHVDHGKTTLTAAITKTLHERYQLGEAVDFANIDKAPEERERGITISTAHVEYETPNRHYAHVDCPGHADYVKNMITGAAQMDGAILVCSATDGPMPQTREHILLSRQVGVPYIVVFLNKCDMVDDEELLELVEMEIRDLLNEYEFPGDDTPIMRGSALMALEDPTSVWGDKIVELFEIIDEYIPAPERDVDKDFLMPVEDVFSITGRGTVATGRVERGILKVQDEVEVVGLSEEPRKIVVTGVEMFRKLLDQAEAGDNIGALLRGVQRTEIERGQVLAKPGTVKAHTKFKAEIYVLKKEEGGRHTPFFDGYRPQFYFRTTDVTGACKLPEGIEMVMPGDNVTIEVELINSICVEEGLRFAIREGGRTVASGVVASIIE